The Corynebacterium callunae DSM 20147 genomic sequence GCCATGAGCCAGCCCGCGGTGATCGCACCAAAGGTAGTAGCCGTAGCGATTTGGCCTAGGGTTCTTCCCATAATGGGAGTTTCTGCATGATCTGAGGTGAGCTGCGCTAAATCCTGAGCGAGTTCTCCAAGGTTGGCGATGATCTCCATTGTGGCATCCCGCAGACACAACATAATTGCAGAATCAATAATGTCCTGGCTGGTAGCGCCGGGGTGGATCCCTTCTGGATTAATCGCTTTAAGATCTGCCACCAGCGGAATGAGCGGATTTCCACCTTCTGCTGCCCGGAGCGACAGGTCTGCCACGTCCAAGACATAGGATTTGATGGTTTCTGCAGCTGGAGATTCAGGCGCAGCGACGCGAGATAATGCAGCTTCAACGACCAGCAGATTTCCTAGAAACGCCTCGTCGGAAAGCATATCTAGGGTTTTTCCGCTGCCCGCCAGGTCAGAATAGAGTGAACGTGTCATAGGCCAAAGAAAGGGGTCTCGTTCGATTCTGCCTGTACCACGATATCAAAGCGGAAACCTGCATCCGTCTTCTTAGCGATAAGCAACTCTCGACGTTCTGCGGGCACTGCCTGAAGCACTGGATCATTACTTAGATCTGTGCCGGGCAAATAGGCGCGGGTATATAGACGCTCTAGGATTCCTCGTGCAAACAACCCAATCTTGAAATGCGGCGCTTCATCTTCAAAAGCCCCAGGCACTAAGGTGATAAAAGTTGCTTCGCCCGCAGGATTGGCCATTGCACGTCCCAAGCCACGGAAGCCCTCCACAGTTGCAGGCTTAATACGGTATGGATCTAGGTCAGAATTGTGCACTCCATCTGGCCCTGCCTGCCACAGCTCAAACATAGCGTCAGAGATTGGATCTCCGTTGCCATCGACGGCGGAAACTGTGAGCTCAATTGCTCCTTCAGTGCCCGGTTCGACTACATTTTCTGCGCCTTCAAGAGTTAGACCAATGTGCACATAAGGGCCAACGGTTTGAGATGGGGTGATTCCAAACTCTGCATCGTTTTGGTCCACGATGGTGGTTTGCGCGTAGCGGAACTCGCCGTTTTTTCCAGTATCAATCATGTTTTATCCCTTTACTCAAACGGAGTGGCGTTGCGGCCACGAAGGACAATGTCGAACTTATAACCAAGGGCAAAGTTCTCGCGGGTTTCGTCATAGTCAAAGGTGGCGATCATGCGTTCACGAGCACCAGCAGGAACTGCGTTATAAATAGGATCCTGGAAAAATAGTGGATCGTTTGGGAAATACATCTGAGTAACCAGTCGCTCAGTGAATTGGCGTCCATACAAAGAGAAGTGGATATGAGCTGGCCGCCAGGCATTGTGGTGGTTGCCCCATGGATAATTACCGGGCATCACAGTCCAAAAATGATAATGGCCGTCTTTGTCGGTGAGGGTACGAGCAACTCCGTTAAAATGCGGATCCAGCGGCGCCGGCCAGGAATCATTCTTGTGACGGTAGCGGCCTGCGGCGTTGGCTTGCCATGCCTCCACCAAGGTATGTGGAACAGGTTTGCCATCAAATCCCAGTACTCGGCCATGCACAAAAATACGCTGACCAATGGCCTCGCCACCATTGACGCGGGTCATGTCATTATCAATATCCCCTAAGTCACGGTCGCCAAATACTGGTCCTGTGGACTCGCCGAGGCGACTGGGGACCATGATGAGGTCGTTGCTTGGATTGCGCTTAATGGTGGTTCGGTACTCCGGGAAGTGCAAAGGAGCAAAGTCATCTCCGGTTGGGGCGAAGTGTGGAATCTCCATGAGAGGCCTTTCTACTGTAGTGATATGCATCTCAAAGTAGGTGTTAATGAGTGCTGTGACAACCTGTTCACATTGCGAACTAGTCAGCCCCTCCCAAGGATTACGCAACCAGCACAAACTAGAACACCCAGGGGTTAACCAGGGGTGTGCATAAGGGATTACTCTCCCTCCCTCTCCAATGAACTGCGCAGACGCTTCAAGCTAGCTTCCATACGATCAGCCAGAGTCTGACCCCACTTACCAGTTGGCATTTCTTGCGCCAACGGCCCACTAGGTTCAGTGACTACCGGCCGATTGCACGGTCCGATCCACGTCACCCAGCCCATGGCATCAATAGTCGCCTTAATCCTCTTGTCTGTTTTCATATTGTGGTGATGTGCACATAAACACTGGAGGTTCCACATCACCGTGAGCCCACCTTCCCCAAAGGGGATCACATGGTCAATCTGGCAATTCTGGGCCAATACCGTACACCCAGGATGTCGGCAGGTTCCATCCCTGACCATGACATAAAGTTTAAGCAAAGGACTTGGGGTATAGCCCTTTTCAACCCGGGTAGCAACATCATCCATTTCAATAGTGTGCGTTGCCATATCACCCAAAAGCGCAGACTCTTCCTGCGATAGAAATCCAGCACCCGGCAACCATGACACTCCCCCAACCAGTGGGGTAAAGAGATGTTCCACGATCTTTACTTCGGTCTTCCGATCCAGGAAATCCACCAAGGCATCAGCCAAATTACCACCTTTAACCCTTATCTTTTCCAAGACCTTTTGAAAGCGCTGACCAGTAACTGCATCAAAATCCCCACTAAAATATGTACGCCCCTCACTGTGGCGAAATACCAATGAACGGTCTTGCCCACTGAGCCCTTTCTTTTTGCCAGTAAAGGTGGGATCCAACTCTTTAATCCACCTGGTAATTAGCCCTGCCATCGCCGAAGCTTCCATTAGAATCTGCCCTGGAACTCGCGGACTCAGGCGCTCTGCGATACGTAGATCAAGCTCTGGCCACAGCTCCTCCTCCGCTTGTTTTACAGCTTGCATAATGCGTGCAAGGTAGGGAATGCGGATATGGAAATGAGTTTCCACCACCACCCGCAAAGCAGGAAGGCTTTTTAGAGCCCAAACTCCATCGATCGCCTGAGCGATAAAGCGTTTTGATTCTCCGGTAACGGACTTAAGTTCCATCATCAAGGAACTAGCATCCACTGATGGATCATCAATTAGAAGACACCAGCGCTGGATTTCCATTTGCGCTAGTTGGAAGTTAATTTTGCTTTCTGAACAGCTTGGATCTTGGTGTGAAAAGTACGCCATTCTTGACGCCCCCTAAGTTCAATTCCCCAGATTGATTACTATCACTAATCCTACTTCCCTATCGCTACACAAACAAGAGTTCTAACAAACAAATGTTCTAATTTTAAGCAAAATGAAAACCGCATCCCTCAGGCAGGGGAATGCGGTTTAGTTGAAGAATCTAGCCCTTAAGGTAGTACTCCAACGCATTTGGATGCTTTGCTAGCGCAGTAATTTTTACATTCATGTACTTAAACATGGGGAAACCGCTCAAGATAGCGTGCAATTCATCATGATCATCAACATCAAAGATGGAGTAGTTGGCATATTCCCCAACAACTCGCCAGATAGCCTTCATGATTCCACGAGACTGCAGGTCTGCAGAATAAGCCTTTTCCTTAACCTGGAAATCGGCCATAACCTCGGGATCCATGGAGTCCGGGAAAACTACGTCCATACGTGCCAAAAACAGCATTTAAACCTCCTTAAAATTACTTGCGGGTATAGAAGTTAACCTTATCCAGGTCAATATCGACGCCTAGGCCTGGACCTTGTGGGATTGCAACTTGACCATCTTTGTACTCAAACTCTTGAACCACATAGGTGTCCTTGAGTAGCTGCGGCCCAAAAAGCTCGGTGCCATAGGAAATAGCCTTAGTTGCAGCAGCAAATTGCAAAGACGCAGCAGTACCAATTGGGCCTTCAAGACTAGTTGCACCATGGCAAGCAAGGCCACCTGCTTCAGCAATGGCAGCGATTTTCTTAGATTCCAGAAGTCCACCATGCTTAGTGGTCTTCAGTGCAATAACGTCAGCTGCCTGAGCTTTTACCACTGCCAATGCTTCAGCTGGGGTCCATACGGACTCATCAGCCATCACAGAAACGTTGGTGCGGCGGGTGATCTCACGCAGAGTCTCAAGGTCATCGGCAGGGGTAGGCTGCTCAAAAAGTTCAACGCCAGCCTCAGCCAGGATTGGCAGGTACTGCAATGCGGTACGACGATCCCAACGTGCGTTGATATCAATACGAATGGACACCTTATCGCCCACCTCGCGGGTCAATTCTGCAACTCGGCGAGTATCTTCAGCCGGATCGCCGGCACCCATCTTGAGCTTGAAAGACTTGTTGCCAAATTCTTCAATGCGCTCCTCGATTTCCGCAACGGCAACGTCCAAAGGCAGAACGCCCAGCGCCCAGGTCACGTCAACCTTGTCGCGCACAGTGCCACCAAGCAGGTCCCGAACTGGAATATCAAGGGTGCGCGCCCAGGCATCGTGCATTGCGACGTCGACCGCTGCCTTTGCGTAACGGCCGCGCGCGACTACGCGCTCCAGGTCCGCCATGATCCCTGCAAGCTCAGAGACCCTACGACCCTGTAGCACTGGGGCGAGGTAGCCGTCGACAAGCGCTTTCATGGTTTCTACCGACTCGCCGCCCCACCACGGACCACCCGGGACAACGCCTTCGCCATAGCCAATAATGCCGTTTTCTAGGTGCACGGAGACGAGCAGAATGTGCTGCTCGGTGGAGACAGTGGTGGCAAAGCCGTGCGGGCGAATGAGGGGAACGTCAAGAATTCGGGATTCTACTTTTACAATTTTTAGACCAGACATAGATTCTTTCCTTTACGTATGAAAAGTCCCGTCACCATTAAGGTGAACGGGACTCTAGTTTATCGGGCAGAAATCAACGGAAGATTAGTCTTCCTTGTCCAGCACGAATGGGTAGGTGACGTGGTTGCCGTCTTCAGCTACGGACGGGTTCAGGATGAGCTCTGGCTTAACAGCGGTTGCAACGTCGTTCTCCACGTACTCGCCACCGTCGAAGTAAAGCTGGGTGGTGATGGTGCGGTAGCCAGGTTGGGAAACGCGCAGGTGGAGGTGAGCTGGACGCCATGGGTGTCCACCGTAGGATTCGATGAACCAGCCGGTTGGGCCGTCGTGAGGAATCTTGTAAGGAGCAGGCTGCAGGGTCTTGATGTTGTAGCGACCCTCTTCGTCGGTGACGATGGTGCCACGGAGGTTCCACTCAGGAAGACCTGGTGCGAACTGAGAGTAGAAACCATCCTCATCTGCGTGCCAGAGTTCGATCTCAGCGCCGCCGAGGCCGTTGCCCTCGAGGTCAGTAACCTGGCCCTCAAAGAAGAGTGGGGTGCAAGCCTTGTCCTTGTCACGCATTGGCATTTCGCCGTTCCAAGGAAGCTTAGGGGAGTTCTGTACGTAGTAAGGGCCTTCGATGGAACCCTTGGTGCCGGTGTAATCGTGGCGGTTGTAGTTGATCTCTTCGATCTCGTGCTCAACGAAAACATCGAGCCATAGTGGCCACTCGCCGTATTCTCCGACGTCGATCATCCACTGCTTGAGGACGTTGTACTCCTCGTAGGTGACCTCGTGCTTGTGAGCTACCTCAGCGATTGCGGCAAGCAGATCGGTGAAAATCGCATTTGCACGCTCCTTGGAGGTGTCGGAAGAAACGCGATTCGCCTTGAACTTGTCAGTGGCCTTGTTGCCCGAGTCCTGGGCGGTTGGATCGATGTTCTGCTCGACAGAGGTCATGCCATACTCCTAAATACAGAGGGTAATTAAAGGGGGTGGAGATACGTTCAACCCTCGCTAGTGGGGGTGATTTCGAAGCCAGTTTCCAAAAGACCTTCAACGAAGTTTTTCATTGTGATCCGATCAACTGGATAACAACACTGTGGCCTGATTCATGCGATCCGTCAATACCCCTAAAAAGTCATTTAAGCGGTTTTTGATGACATTTTTGTGCAAATTGAACATAAAAATCCTGGTCATTCCACATTTCGAACCCAAAAATACCACCTTGCGAACACAACCCCCCGAACAAACCCTAGAAATTCCCCTAATGTGATTCAGCTCATTCCTCAGGCATTGTTGGTGTTACGCCACCAGAGGGGTTCATTCAATCCCTCAAAAGTCACTTAGCGCTCTAGAGCCAGAACCAAACATGACAGCCGGTTGGCACTCCCTATTCAAAGACAGACCACGGAGGTTTCCAATGTCCACACCAATCGAGAACCTTGATAACGTTCAACAAGTTTTGGACCATGCACTCGAGGACCGCCCAGAAGAGGGTATTGTCCGTGTTAACCGCAACATCTTCACCGACCCAGAGATCTTCGAGCTGGAGATGCGCCACATCTTTGAAGGCAACTGGATTTACCTGGCTCACGAGTCCCAGATCCCTAATCCAGGCGACTACTTCACCACCTATATCGGACGTCAGCCAATCGTTATCACCCGTTCCAAGGACGGCACCCTAAACTGCCTAATCAACGCTTGCTCCCACCGTGGCGCAATGCTTTGCCGTCGCAAGACTGACAACCGCACCACCTTGACCTGCCCATTCCACGGCTGGACCTTCAGCAACGACGGTGCACTTATCAAGGTTAAGGATGAGAAGGAAGGCGCCTACCCAGAGAACTTCCGCCAGGAAGGCTCTCACGATCTGCGTCGCGTCCCTAAGTTCGAGTCCTACCGTGGCTTCCTCTTCGGTTCCCTCAACCCTGACGTTGTTTCCCTCGAGGAGCACCTCGGCGACACCCGCACCGTCATCGACATGCTGGTAGATCAGTCCCCAGAAGGCCTGGAAGTACTACGCGGTTCCTCCACTTACACCTACGACGGAAACTGGAAGCTACAGACCGAAAACGGTGCTGACGGCTACCACGTTTCCTCCACCCACTGGAACTACGCTGCAACCACTTCCCGTCGTGGCACCGGTGAATCCGCCAATGAAACCAAGGCAATGGACGCTGGCACCTGGGGCAAGCAAGGTGGCGGATACTTCTCCTACCCTTACGGCCACATGCTCCTTTGGATGTGGTGGGGCAACCCAGAGGATCGTCCTCTCCACGAGCGCCGCGAAGAGTTCAAGCAGCAGTTCGGTGAAGAAAAGGGCGAGTTCATGGTTGGCGCATCCCGCAACCTTTGCCTCTACCCTAACGTCTACCTGATGGATCAGTTCTCCTCTCAGATCCGTCACTTCCGTCCAATCTCTGTTGATCAGACCGAAGTCACCATCTACTGCATCGCTCCAAAGGGTGAGTCCGCAGAAGCCCGTGCTAACCGTATCCGCCAGTACGAGGACTTCTTCAACGCAACCGGCATGGCAACCCCAGATGACCTGGAAGAGTTCCGCTCTTGCCAGAAGACCTACCAGGCAACTGCATTCCCTTGGAATGACATGACCCGCGGTCTTGGCCACCAGGTTGAGGGTCCAAATGAAGTTGCAAAGGGTCTGGGCATGAACGAAGTTCTCTCCTCCGGCGCTCGTACCGAAGATGAAGGCCTCTACCCAATTCAGCACGCATACTGGCATGAACTGATGCAGGCTGCAGTGAACAAGCAGAGCATCAAGGAAAAAGAGCAGGCTGATGATCTTGCTACCGCAGCAGCAACTGTTGCAGCTGCACACAAGCGCGAAGAAGCAAAGGCTGCAGCCAAGTCTTCTGACGCTGAGCCACGCCGCCGTCGCCGTACCCGCAACTAATCGTCGAAAAGCATCTTTTTAAGGAGAAAAGTTCATGACCGCTGCAATTGCCACCATCACCCGTTCTGAGATCGAAGATTTTCTTTA encodes the following:
- the pcaG gene encoding protocatechuate 3,4-dioxygenase subunit alpha — its product is MIDTGKNGEFRYAQTTIVDQNDAEFGITPSQTVGPYVHIGLTLEGAENVVEPGTEGAIELTVSAVDGNGDPISDAMFELWQAGPDGVHNSDLDPYRIKPATVEGFRGLGRAMANPAGEATFITLVPGAFEDEAPHFKIGLFARGILERLYTRAYLPGTDLSNDPVLQAVPAERRELLIAKKTDAGFRFDIVVQAESNETPFFGL
- the pcaH gene encoding protocatechuate 3,4-dioxygenase subunit beta — encoded protein: MEIPHFAPTGDDFAPLHFPEYRTTIKRNPSNDLIMVPSRLGESTGPVFGDRDLGDIDNDMTRVNGGEAIGQRIFVHGRVLGFDGKPVPHTLVEAWQANAAGRYRHKNDSWPAPLDPHFNGVARTLTDKDGHYHFWTVMPGNYPWGNHHNAWRPAHIHFSLYGRQFTERLVTQMYFPNDPLFFQDPIYNAVPAGARERMIATFDYDETRENFALGYKFDIVLRGRNATPFE
- a CDS encoding HNH endonuclease signature motif containing protein, with translation MAYFSHQDPSCSESKINFQLAQMEIQRWCLLIDDPSVDASSLMMELKSVTGESKRFIAQAIDGVWALKSLPALRVVVETHFHIRIPYLARIMQAVKQAEEELWPELDLRIAERLSPRVPGQILMEASAMAGLITRWIKELDPTFTGKKKGLSGQDRSLVFRHSEGRTYFSGDFDAVTGQRFQKVLEKIRVKGGNLADALVDFLDRKTEVKIVEHLFTPLVGGVSWLPGAGFLSQEESALLGDMATHTIEMDDVATRVEKGYTPSPLLKLYVMVRDGTCRHPGCTVLAQNCQIDHVIPFGEGGLTVMWNLQCLCAHHHNMKTDKRIKATIDAMGWVTWIGPCNRPVVTEPSGPLAQEMPTGKWGQTLADRMEASLKRLRSSLEREGE
- the catC gene encoding muconolactone Delta-isomerase → MLFLARMDVVFPDSMDPEVMADFQVKEKAYSADLQSRGIMKAIWRVVGEYANYSIFDVDDHDELHAILSGFPMFKYMNVKITALAKHPNALEYYLKG
- a CDS encoding muconate/chloromuconate family cycloisomerase, with the translated sequence MSGLKIVKVESRILDVPLIRPHGFATTVSTEQHILLVSVHLENGIIGYGEGVVPGGPWWGGESVETMKALVDGYLAPVLQGRRVSELAGIMADLERVVARGRYAKAAVDVAMHDAWARTLDIPVRDLLGGTVRDKVDVTWALGVLPLDVAVAEIEERIEEFGNKSFKLKMGAGDPAEDTRRVAELTREVGDKVSIRIDINARWDRRTALQYLPILAEAGVELFEQPTPADDLETLREITRRTNVSVMADESVWTPAEALAVVKAQAADVIALKTTKHGGLLESKKIAAIAEAGGLACHGATSLEGPIGTAASLQFAAATKAISYGTELFGPQLLKDTYVVQEFEYKDGQVAIPQGPGLGVDIDLDKVNFYTRK
- the catA gene encoding catechol 1,2-dioxygenase; this translates as MTSVEQNIDPTAQDSGNKATDKFKANRVSSDTSKERANAIFTDLLAAIAEVAHKHEVTYEEYNVLKQWMIDVGEYGEWPLWLDVFVEHEIEEINYNRHDYTGTKGSIEGPYYVQNSPKLPWNGEMPMRDKDKACTPLFFEGQVTDLEGNGLGGAEIELWHADEDGFYSQFAPGLPEWNLRGTIVTDEEGRYNIKTLQPAPYKIPHDGPTGWFIESYGGHPWRPAHLHLRVSQPGYRTITTQLYFDGGEYVENDVATAVKPELILNPSVAEDGNHVTYPFVLDKED
- the benA gene encoding benzoate 1,2-dioxygenase large subunit — its product is MSTPIENLDNVQQVLDHALEDRPEEGIVRVNRNIFTDPEIFELEMRHIFEGNWIYLAHESQIPNPGDYFTTYIGRQPIVITRSKDGTLNCLINACSHRGAMLCRRKTDNRTTLTCPFHGWTFSNDGALIKVKDEKEGAYPENFRQEGSHDLRRVPKFESYRGFLFGSLNPDVVSLEEHLGDTRTVIDMLVDQSPEGLEVLRGSSTYTYDGNWKLQTENGADGYHVSSTHWNYAATTSRRGTGESANETKAMDAGTWGKQGGGYFSYPYGHMLLWMWWGNPEDRPLHERREEFKQQFGEEKGEFMVGASRNLCLYPNVYLMDQFSSQIRHFRPISVDQTEVTIYCIAPKGESAEARANRIRQYEDFFNATGMATPDDLEEFRSCQKTYQATAFPWNDMTRGLGHQVEGPNEVAKGLGMNEVLSSGARTEDEGLYPIQHAYWHELMQAAVNKQSIKEKEQADDLATAAATVAAAHKREEAKAAAKSSDAEPRRRRRTRN